CCGCCGCGACGATCGTCTTGCGAATGGTGTCGAGCAGGTTCATGCCCAGGGTCTTGCGATCCTCGGGAACGTAAGCAATGCCGTGCGCGATCGCGGACTGCACAGTGGGAATGGACACGGCCTTGCCATCGATAAAGATCTGGCCTGATCGGTAGATGCCGTAAGAGCGACCGAAGACGGAACGCGCCAACTCGGTGCGCCCGGCGCCCATGACACCAGCGAAGCCCACGATCTCGCCTCTGCGCACAAAGAAGTCGGAGCCCTTGCACACCAAACGCCCAGACACCTGCGGGTCCTCAACCGTCCATCCGCTGACCTCGAAGAACTTCTCGCCAATGTTCGGGATGTGTGCCGGGAAGCGCGACTCAAGCGAACGGCCGACCATGCCTCGAATGATGCGATCTTCGTCGAGCGGCTCGTTCTCGACATGCAGGGTCTCGACGGTCACGCCGTCTCTGATGATGGTGACCGCGTCCGCGATCTCCGCGATCTCGTTGAGCTTGTGGCTGATCATGATCGAGGTCAGCCCGCGTTGCTTCAGGCCGCGCAACAGATCAAGCAGGTTGGCGGAGTCCTCCTCGTTCAGCGCCGACGTGGGCTCGTCGAGGATGAGCAGCCTGACGTCCTTTGACAGTGCCTTGGCGATCTCCACCAGCTGCTGTTGTCCCACGCCGAGCGCCTTGATGGGCGTGTTGGGATCGACCGAGAGTCCCACCCTGGCGAGCAGTTCAAGCGTGCGGATGTGCGCCTCGTCCCAGTCGATGAGACCTGTGCGTACCACTTCATTGCCGAGGAAGATGTTCTCGGTGACGGACAGTTCTGGAATCAGCGCGAGCTCTTGGTGGATGATCACGATCCCTGCGTGCTCGGACGCCTTGAGGTCGCGGAACTCGACGTGCTTGCCTTCGAGGACGATCTGCCCCTGAAACGTGCCGTGAGGGTAGACACCGGAGAGCACCTTCATGAGCGTCGACTTGCCGGCGCCGTTCTCCCCACAGATGGCGTGGATGTCGCCGCGCCTCACGGAGATGGACACATCGTCTAGAGCCTTGACACCGGGAAACTCCATGGTGATAGAGCGCATCTCAAGTGTCACGTGGTGTGTCGCCACATCGTCTCCCAACGCTTCGTCGAGCTCGGAGTAATAGTTCAGGGTCTTGTACCGGTTCAGACGCTATTGCCGTCGCCTGTTGGCGTCAAGTCTCGAACCCAGGCGTAACCATTTCGTTACGAACCGCGAAGGGAGCAGAGCACATCGTGCGAGACTCAAGGACGCCTTCCGCCTCGTGGGGCGAGGGTTACGCGCCGACCTCTTCGTCCAGGCGGCCAAGTCCGAACGTTGACGTCGCGCCTCAAACTCAAGCCCCAGCCCGCCGTCTCATGGATTCGCTTTCCAAATTCAGCACTAGTCGGCGTCGGCGTCGCCGGGTACTCTCATCGTGTGGCGGGACACGTGCTGTCGTCAGGGTCGCAGTCGGCACTGCGCGAGGCGAATAGCGCCCGCCTGCTGGCGGCCGTGCGACGATTCGGCGGAATCACTCAAGTGGAGCTCGCAGAGGCCACTGGTTTGTCCCCCGCAACCGTCTCCACCATCGTCAAGCAACTCCTTGCCGCTGGCATCGTCGAGACTCGCACCACCACCCGCAGCGGCAGGCGCGCACAGTTCGTCACGCTCGCTCACAAGTCGGGCCTGCTCATCGGAGCGCACATCGGGAGCCGCGCCTTGAGGTTGGCCGTCGCCGATTCTCGCTTCGAGATCCTCGCCAACCGGACGCTCCCGCTCCCGTCAGACCATCGTCTCGACACCACGCTCGACCGCACCGCTCTGCTCGCGATGGAGCTAGTGGACGGGCTTGGCTCCACGACGTCGGAGATCCTCGGCGTCGGCATCGGCCTGCCAGCACCTGTCGACCCTGAGCGCGGCATGATCCTCGATGAGGGCCTCATGAAGGGCTGGGCCGACGTGCCCATCGCGGACGTAGTGAGCGCGCGCATCGCCGCACCCGTCGCCGTCGACAACGACGCCAACCTGAGCGCACTTGGCGAGACGCGCTTCGGCGCGGCCAAAGGGTTCCGCGATGTGTTGTACGTCTGGGCGTCTTACGGCACTGGCGCCGGACTCATCATTGGCGGAGAGGTCCACCGTGGTGCGCGAGGCAACGCGGGCGAGATTGGGCACACCCTCGTCGACCCGCAGGGGCCCATCTGCAAGTGCGGGAGCCGTGGTTGCCTGGACACTCTGGTGGGCGCGCAAGCGCTCATCGATTCGCTTCGCATCAGCCGCGGGCCGATGTCGCTGCACGACCTCGTGGAGCTCGCCTCCTCAGGAGACCCCGGATGCAGGCAGGTCGTCGCCGACGCCGGTGCCGCGATCGGTGTCGCGGCGGCAAACCTTGCGGTCGCCTTCGATCCTGAAGTCGTCGTCGTCGGAGGGGACCTGGCTCAGGCGGACGCCATTCTGCTCGACCCCATCCGCGCCGCGATGAATCGCCGCGTTCTCATCTCCAGAACAGAGCCGCTCGAAGTACGCCAAGGCGAGCTCGGCACGCTCGCACCAGTTCACGGGGCGCTTGCTCGGGCCGCGGATCTGTCGCACGTCCCCGGTGGTCGATGATGACCGCCGGGAGGCCACAGTCAAGACGGGACATCACCATGAACGCACCGCCGCTGCTGCGTATGAACAAGATCTCCAAGTCCTTCGGGGCCGTCCAAGCCCTCGTCGATGTCGACTTCGAAGTCAAGCACCATGAGATCGTCGCGCTCGTGGGCGACAACGCGGCGGGCAAGTCGACGCTTGCGCGAGTCATTGCGGGCGTTTACGAGCCCGATCGCGGCACCATCCGCATCAATGGAGAAGCGGTCACCCTGCCTCGCACAGCCGTCGCCCAAGCCAAAGGGATCGCCACCGTGTTCCAAGGGTTGGCGCTTGCGGAGAACCTGGACGTCACCGCGAACATCTTCTTGGGACGCGAGATTCGGGAACACGGTCTGCTCGCGGAAGAACTCATGGAGACCCTCGCCCGCGACTACCTTGAGCGCCTCAATGCGCGAATCCCCTCGCCCCGCACGCCCGTGTCAAACCTGTCGGCTGGGCAGCGCCAATGCGTCGCCATCGCGAGGACCCTCGTGGGAGATCCTCAACTCATCGTGCTTGACGAGCCCACCGCGTCGCTTTCTGTTGCTCAGACGGCCGAAGTCCTCACACACATTCAGAGCCTGCGGAGCCTTGGGCTAGGGGTCGTATTCATCAGTCACAACCTCACGGACGTCCGTGCCGTCGCCGACCGCATCGACGTCTTGAGGCATGGCAGGCTCAATGGCTCCTTCACCGCGCCCCACGACGCTTACGAGGAGATCATCGCCGCCATCACGGGCGCCACCACCGTGCGCATATGAGGTGAGGGCCAAGCGTCGGCACTACCCTGTGGGCATGACAGACGACGCGTCCCCCGCCGTTCCCTCCCCGCCAACCACTCTTCGTCCCGACACCCTCGCCGTGCGCGGCGGGCTGCATCGGACCGCCTTCGACGAGATGTCGGAGCCGCTGTTTCTCACGCAGGGCTACATCTACCCCAATGCCGCGAACGCTGAGGCCGCGTTTGCAGGCGAGATCGAGCGCTACCAGTACAGCCGGTACGGCAACCCGACCGTGACGACGTTTGAGGAGCGGTTGGCGCTCATCGAAGGTGCTGATGCCTGCTTCGCTACTGCCACCGGAATGGCGGCGGTGTTCGTCTCCCTCGCCTCGATCCTTCGCCAGGGTTCACGCCTTGTCGCAGCACGTGCCTTGTTCGGCTCTTCCCTTGCGGTCTTCAACGAGTACTTCGCCGAGTGGGGTATCCAGGTCGACTACGTCGACGCCCACGTAAATGCCGATTGGGAGCGCGCGCTCGCCACCCCTGCCGATGCCATCTACGTGGAGTCCCCCACCAACCCGATGCAAGACGTGGTTGACATCCCGTTCGTGGCCGCGCTCGCCAAGAAGGCCGGGGCACTGTTCATCGTGGACAACGTGTTCGCCACGCCCGTCGGCCAGAAGCCCCTCGAGTTGGGCGCCGACGCCGTGGTGTACTCAGCGACCAAGCACATCGACGGCCAGGGCAGGGTGCTTGGCGGTGCAGTGCTCGGTTCGAGCGAGTACATCAACGGCCCTGTGCGCACGATGGTGCGCACGATTGGCTCGACGATGAGCCCCTTCGCGGCCTGGGTGCTCGCCAAGTCGCTCGAGACCCTATCGATCCGCGTCAAGGCGATGGCGGCGTCGGCCGTGGACCTGGCCGCGTGGCTTGACGCCCATCCCCAGGTCGCGGTCACGCGCTATCCCCTGCTGCCCTCGCATCCTCAGTACGAGCGCGCTGCGTCACAGATGACGCTCGGCGGCACGCTCGTCACGATCGACATCGCGCTACCCGAGGACGTCGACCCTCACGGCGATGAGGCCAAGGCCGCAGCGTTCCGCTTCATGGACGCGCTGCAGGTGATCGACATTTCGAACAACCTTGGCGACGCCAAGTCGATCGCGACGCACCCTGCGACTACTACTCACCGCAAGCTCGGCGTCGAGGGGCGCGCGGCCGTCGGCATGAGCGCTGCGACGGTGCGCCTCAGCATCGGACTTGAGGATGTCGAGGACCTGCGCGAAGACCTGGCACGCGCGCTCGAGGCCGTCTAGGCGCCCTCGTCACCTGCTCACCGAACCCGCACTGCTAGCGGGCCCGCACGGCCCGGTTACGCGCGCGCTCGGAAGCGGCGCAGTCGCAGCGAATTGCCGACGACGAACAGACTTGACGCGCCCATCGCACCAGCGGCGATCATCGGGTTGAGCAGCCCCGCGGCCGCCAACGGGATCGCGACGACGTTGTAGGCGAAGGCCCAGAACAGGTTGCCGCGGATGGTGCCGAGAGTCTTGCGGGCCAGGCGGATCGCATCGGCGACGCCTCGCAAGTCGCCCGTCACCAAGGTGAGGTCGGAGGCCTCACGGGCGACGTCGGCGCCGGTGCCAATCGCGATGCCGACGTCCGCCTGGACGAGGGCGGGCGAGTCGTTGACCCCGTCGCCCACCATGACCACGCGGCGGCCGCCCTTCTGCAGGCCCACCACCACCTCTGACTTGTCACCTGGTAGCACCTCCGCGATGACGCTGTCGATACCCAGTTCGGCGCCGACGGCGCGGGCGGCGCGCTCGTTGTCACCGGTGAGCAGCACGACGTCGAGACCGAGAGCCTTCAGGCCGTCGATCGCCTCGCGGGACGTGGCCTTGACCGTGTCTCGTACGGCGATCGCTCCCTCAGCGGCGAGCGCCGAGCGCGTCGGCACAGCGTCGGCCGCACCGCCAAGGAGGCCGCCGGAAAGGGGCGCTGCTCTGCCGACAAAGACGACGGTGGCTCCGGATTCCTCCTGGGCATCTGCCCAGGAGGCGAGAGCGGCTGGCAGGACGTCGAAGAGCCTGCGCGAGCCCACCGTGACGTCCGTCATCGCGTCCTCGGCAGCGTCGGCGCCAGGAAGTTCGAGGCCGCGCACGGTTGCCGTGACACCTCGCCCTGGCGAGGACCTGAAACCCTTGATGAGCAGCTTGCGCTCGTGGGCGTCGGCGATGGCCTTGGCGATGGGGTGTTCCGAGCGGGCTTCCACGGAAGCCGCGGCGTCAAACAGCCGGGCCGCCTGATCAGCATCGAGGTCAGGAGCGTGCTCGGCGAGCAGGGCCATCCGACCCTCCGTGACGGTGCCGGTCTTGTCGAGCACCACGGTGTGCAGCTCGCGCGTGTCTTCAAGAACCTGGGGGCCGCGGATCAGCACGCCCATCTGCGCCCCTCTGCCCACGCCGACCATGATGGCAAGCGGGGTGGCAAGGCCAAGCGCGCAGGGGCACGAGATGATGAGCACTGCGACCGCCGCGGTGAATGCTTGGTCGACGTCTCCCGTCGCGAGTAGCCAGCCGACGAGCGTGCTCACCGACAGCACCATGACGATGGGGACGAAGACGGAGGCGATGCGGTCGGCGAGCCGTTGAATGCGGGCCTTGCCTGTCTGCGCCTCGTCCACCATCCGGGCGATCTGCGCAAGCATCGTCTCCGCACCAACCCTGGTGGCCTCAACGGTGAGCGAGCCGTCGGCCGCGACCGTGCCGCCCACCACCTCGGTGCCGGGGCGCGCGGCGACGGGCGCGGACTCCCCCGTGATGAGCGACGCATCGACCGCGGCCTCGCCCTCGACCACCAGGCCGTCCGTGGCGATCGTCTCGCCCGGGCGCACGATGAAGCGCATGCCGAGCCCTAAGTCGTCGCGGCTGATGACGGTGCCGTCTTCCAGGGTCGCGGTCGAGCTCTGGCGGGCGCTGAGGGCACGGATCGCGTCTCCGGCATGCGCCGTCGAGCGGACTTCGAGCCACTTACCCAACACGATGAGGGAGACGATCACGGCTGCCGTCTCGAAGTAGACGTGCCCTGTGCCCCGCAGGAGAACCACCATCGACCAGGTCCACGCCGCGACCGAGCCGACGGTCACGAGCGTGTCCATCGTCGTGGCGCGGTGGCGTGCGGACATCACGGTCGAGCGGTGGAACTGCCAACCGCTGTAGAACACCACAGGGGTCGCGAGCGCGGCCATCACCCATTCCCAGCCAGCGAACTGCCACGCGGGCACCATCGAGAGCAGGACCGTGGGAATCGTGAGAACCGCGCCGACGATGAAGCGGCGGCGGTAGTCGGCGATGCGCGCGGCATCGGCGCTGCGGTGAGCGGCGTGTTCGTCGGCCAGCGACATGACGTCGGCGCCGGGCTGGGCGGTCTCGCCCTTTGCCGGAGTGAGCACCTGATAGCCGAGGCCCGCGATCGCGGCCCTCATCATGTCCTCGAGCTCTGCGGGGTCGATCGTGCCGTCCACGTTGACCGTGGCGCGGCGGGTGGCCACGTTGACGTCCGCACCCTCGACTCCTGGAAGTACCGCGAGGCCGCGCTGAATCGTGGAGGCGCAACCGGCACACGTCATGCCGCCAACGGCGAGATTGATCGTGTGCGACTCGGCATCGGTGGCGGTCATGGTTGCTCCAGTACAGGTCTGCGTCGGTGAGGTACTTCTGGGTGTCGCTGAGCGAGGGCCGCGGCCCTTGGCACTAGGAGACCACGCGGTAGCCGGCGTCGTGCACGGCGCCGTCAATGGCGAATTCGAGTGAGCCCCGGTCCACTGATCCGTCGGGGTGGACGGCGACGCGTCCACTCGCCACATCGATGTCGACGTCAACGACGCCGTCGGTGGCTGTCAGTGCCGAACGGACCTTGCTGGCGCAGCCTTCGCATGTCATTCCCTCGACGGTGACGTCGATGCTGGGGATCTCATGGGCAGTGGTCATGGCGAAGTGTTCCTCTCTGCGTGCCGGCACCGTGAACCGGGGCGTGGAACCCACGCTAAACCTTCCCCTGGACTGGAAGGTCAAGTCGGACTCGGGAGCGCGACGTCCGCGTCACGCGCGCTAAGCGAGCGGGAGCAATCGTTGGTGAGAGGCAGGCCTCGGCCGCAAGCCTTCTTGCGCAGCCGTGGCGCCGATGACCTGGCAGCGAGCAGGGTCGTTGCACGATGACGGATCCAGGGCTTCGGCCCGCTCCGCCATGGCGCGCAGCTCATTGCGCGTGGCCAGCAACCGGTCGATCTGCGCGTCAACGTCGGCGAGATGGCGGGAAAGGATCTCCGTGGTGTGGCTGCACGTGGACTCGCCGGCAGCCTTCATGCCGAGAATCTCTCCAGCCTCGGCAAGGGTGAGTCCGGCCGCTTGGGCGTCGCGAACAGAACGCAGGCGCTCGACGGCATAATCTCCGTATTTCCGGTAGCCGTTCGCATGCCGATCAGGCTCGTGCATGAGACCGATCTGCTCGTAGTAGCGGATGGTCTTGGTGGTGAGGCCCGTCTGGTGAGCCAGTTCGCCGATGCGCATGGCTCCATGGTACGCGAACCTTCCAGTTGGATGGAAGGCTGCGGGCTTGCGAGCCAGGGGCACGGCCCGCCCGGTGCCACTCGAAACCGCGCAGGCACCTGCAGCCCCGCCTAGCCTGGAGGCATGCGCACCTCACCTCGCAAGATCGGTCTGCTCGGCGGCATCACGTGGCACTCGACGCTCGAGTATGAGCGGCTCATCCACGAGGGAGTCGCCGAGGCACTGCCAGGCCAGACGGCTGACCTTCTGATCCGCCACTACAACTTCGGCGACATCGCCGAGACTCAGGCGGCTGGCGACTGGGACGCGCTCGGTGCCCTGTTCGCGGCCGACGCCCAGTGGCTCGTCGCGGGAGGCGCAGAGGCCATCCTCATTTGCGCCAACACGATGCACATCGTCGCCCCGGCAGTCGAGGACGCGGTCGACGTGCCAGTGATCCACATGATCGACGAGACTGCGAAGGCGATTACTGCAGCCGGACTCGACACCGTCGCTCTCTTGGGCACCGGTTTCACCATGCGGATGCCGTTCTATCGAGACCGGATGGCGCGCCACGGAGTCACCACCGTCGTGCCCGACGAGCCCGACCTCCAGGCGATCCACGACCTCGTCTACACCGAACTCGCGCGCGGCCTCGTGACCCCTGCGGGCCGCGAACTCGCGCGCCGAGTCACATCAGAGACCCTCGCACGCGGAGCCCAGGGCGTGATCGCCGGCTGCACCGAGATACCCATGGTGCTGACTGCGGAGGACGTTGACGTTCCCTACTTCGATGCCCTCGCCCTTCACGCCAAGGCTGCTGTCGACTTCTCGCTCGCGGGCTAGAATGCCCCGAATGGGCTGGTAGCGGCAAAACCGGGGCAATTCGCTCATCTCGCCCGCGAGCCCTTTCCAGCGGGAGCCACCCGGTCTATCGTGAATCTCGAGCACACGAGGTAAGGGGGTCTCGGAGTGACATTGCCGACGCGCGTTGTCCCCCCGTCTCAGGTCGCGATTCCTGATTGGTGCCAGCGAGACCGGATGGCCGCAAGCCACCTGGTCGCCCATGACGCCCTGCGTCGCGGCCCCGATGAGCGCGCCCAGATGCTACGCCGCATCGGCGTGAGCAAAATCATCTGGGACTGGCGAGACGAACATCTGGCCGCATTCGAGACCGAACTCGACGCCCTGCGCAGACACCACGTCGACCTCGCCGGAGTCTGGACCCCGCTGCCCATGCCAGCCTACGAAGAGCCCGACTACGCCAGCCGCTTCGGCGTCGTCCCTGGCGCCATCAAGACCCTCATCACCGAGGCGGCGCGCCGCGGGCACTCGCCGGATCTGTGGACCCAGATCGGTTTCGGCCAACCTGGTGCTCCCGCCGTCATGTCGCCCGAGGTTCACGCGGCCGAGGTGAGCCGCGCAGCCGATCATCTCTCTGGCCTTGCGCGGCTCGCGCGCGGCCATGGAATGTGCGTGGTGCTCACCAATCACGGCGGGTGGGCTGGCGAGCCGCGCACCCTGGTCGATGTGGTGAAGGAGCTCGCGCGCCGCGGCCTTGGCAACGTGGGCATTGGCCTGAGGCTCCAGCACGCGCACCACCTGATCGCCGACCTCGACCACCACCTCAAGGTCATGAACGAACACCTCGTGGCCGTCATGCTGAGCGGCGCCGACGCGGGGGCTGAGTTGACGGGCCGCGTCATCTTGCCTTTTGGCGCGGGCAGCAGAGATCGCTGGGTCACTCACGCCTTGCTCGAGTCGGGTTGGCGTGGGCAACTCGCCATCCACGCCGTCGGTCAAGACGACTCGGAGGCCAGGCTGTTGGACAGCCTTGACGGTTGGGAGTGGTCGGTCGACCGCTTCCTGAGGCATCCCAGGCCACGGCCGACGCCGCGGATTCTCGAGCCGACGTGGCCACCTCGCGAGGACTGGGCTGGCAGGGCAGTGGCCGCCGCGAGAAGAGACCATGCGGTCGGCGCTCTGGCAGGGGTCCCGGCACCGGCGGCGGCCGCCCGAGCCATGAGCCAGCTTCCTGCCGTAGCGCACGCGGCCCCCGCGGCAGCCGCTCCTGACGCACCCGTGCAAACGCCACGGGTGCCGACTCCATATGGCCAGCAGGCACCTCCTCGCCAACCCGCACGGACGGCTTCGGCCGCCGCGTACTTTCACCCACCGGCGGCGACACGCCAGGACGTGGCACCACCCGCCCCGGCCTCCCGGCCGACGCCACCCACACCGTCATCGTCACCCGTCCAGGCCGACCGTCCGACCTCGCCCGCACTTCCGCCATCCCGCGCCACCGCGCCAACACCGCCCGCGCCAATGCCGCACCGTTCTGCGCGGTCCCTTCCTCCCGCGCCCACGTCCCCTCCTATCCCCCCTTCTCGCATCGACCTTGGCCCCACGCGCCGCCAGCGCCGCGCCGCTCGCGAAGAGCACGAGCGCACCGCTCGCGAGGCAACGAAGGCCGACCGCCGCGCCCAGCGCGAGGCGGCACGCCTGCCAGAGCGCATCGGGCATCGGGACGTGCGCATGATCGCTCCCGATCCGTACACGGGCGCGATTCACGCGCTGCTGCTTCACCTCGAAGAGTCAGGGTTCACGGGCGCGCCGCGCTCTTTCGGTTGGGACGACAGGGGCCGGCACCTCGTCGAGTTCGTACCAGGAATGAGGGCGGATCACCCGCACGCCCCAGAGGACGCGCTGAACCCCGCGCGCATCGGCCGCTTCATGCGCGCCATGCACGATGCCCTTGAAAGCTTCGAACCGCCCGACTACGCGCTGTGGTTCGATGGCCTTCCCCCGCCAGGTGGCGACCTGATCGTCCATCACGACATCGCGCCCTCGAACATTGTGGTGCGCGGGGACGGCAGGCTCGTGGCGATCGACTGGGATGCGGCTGGGCCAGGCACCCGCTTGTGGGACGTGGCCTACGCGGCACACGCTTTCGCTCCGCTGTACCAAGCTGACGCCGATATCGCCGAGGCCTCCAGGCGGTTGCGCGGGCTCGTCGACGGCTATGGCCTTGACGACGCCGAGCGCCTGGCGTTGGTCCCGCTGCTGGCCATGCGCTCGAAGCGCATGTACGACTACCTGGACAAGATGCGTGCCACGGGCGTGTCTCCTTGGACGGACCTGTGGGAGCGCGGCATCGGCACCGTGTGGCAGGCGGACGCCCAGTGGATCAGGGACCACTCCGACGTCTGGGAGCGCGCGCTACTGAGCTAGCGTCTCGGTTCCGGGAATCCACCAGCCCGCGGCGTCGAGAACCTGCCTCGCCACGTCCTCACGCGTTGTCGCGTCGGTCGTGACAACGGCGTCGTCGAGGTCGAGGCCTTCCAAAATCTCGTCGAGCTCGCGGGAGCGGTGCAGGCCAAACTCTCGCCACTTGCCCTCCGGCTCCCGCGCCGTGATGCGTTCAGCGCGCGTCTCCTCCGTCGCCGCCACCCTCACCACCGAGACCTGCGCAGGGCCTGCGGGGCTCGCGAAGACGCGCGCATAGCGCTCGCGATCGTCGGGGTCCTCCACCACCCTGGCGACGACCACGCAGCCGTAACCGCGCGCTCGATAGATGGGCGCGATCGCGGCGAGAGCGAGCATGAGCAGATGCTGCTGGTAGGGGTCGTTCGACGGCTCGGGTGTGGCTTGGCAGAGGGCGTCGGCATCGATGAAGGCGACTCGCACCCCTGCCTCACCCAATACGTCCCTGATCGCCGACGCCGTTGCCGTCTTTCCCGCCCCCATCGCACCGTTGACCACCAATAGTCGGGTGGGTATCGCCTTCGCCATGCAGATCGATCGCGCGTCCTCCGCGTAGGTGCCGTAGGACGGGATGCGGGTGTAGCCAATGCCTTGATACAACGCAACAGCTTCA
The Demequina sp. TMPB413 DNA segment above includes these coding regions:
- a CDS encoding heavy metal-associated domain-containing protein → MTTAHEIPSIDVTVEGMTCEGCASKVRSALTATDGVVDVDIDVASGRVAVHPDGSVDRGSLEFAIDGAVHDAGYRVVS
- a CDS encoding O-succinylhomoserine sulfhydrylase — protein: MTDDASPAVPSPPTTLRPDTLAVRGGLHRTAFDEMSEPLFLTQGYIYPNAANAEAAFAGEIERYQYSRYGNPTVTTFEERLALIEGADACFATATGMAAVFVSLASILRQGSRLVAARALFGSSLAVFNEYFAEWGIQVDYVDAHVNADWERALATPADAIYVESPTNPMQDVVDIPFVAALAKKAGALFIVDNVFATPVGQKPLELGADAVVYSATKHIDGQGRVLGGAVLGSSEYINGPVRTMVRTIGSTMSPFAAWVLAKSLETLSIRVKAMAASAVDLAAWLDAHPQVAVTRYPLLPSHPQYERAASQMTLGGTLVTIDIALPEDVDPHGDEAKAAAFRFMDALQVIDISNNLGDAKSIATHPATTTHRKLGVEGRAAVGMSAATVRLSIGLEDVEDLREDLARALEAV
- a CDS encoding phosphotransferase; protein product: MAASHLVAHDALRRGPDERAQMLRRIGVSKIIWDWRDEHLAAFETELDALRRHHVDLAGVWTPLPMPAYEEPDYASRFGVVPGAIKTLITEAARRGHSPDLWTQIGFGQPGAPAVMSPEVHAAEVSRAADHLSGLARLARGHGMCVVLTNHGGWAGEPRTLVDVVKELARRGLGNVGIGLRLQHAHHLIADLDHHLKVMNEHLVAVMLSGADAGAELTGRVILPFGAGSRDRWVTHALLESGWRGQLAIHAVGQDDSEARLLDSLDGWEWSVDRFLRHPRPRPTPRILEPTWPPREDWAGRAVAAARRDHAVGALAGVPAPAAAARAMSQLPAVAHAAPAAAAPDAPVQTPRVPTPYGQQAPPRQPARTASAAAYFHPPAATRQDVAPPAPASRPTPPTPSSSPVQADRPTSPALPPSRATAPTPPAPMPHRSARSLPPAPTSPPIPPSRIDLGPTRRQRRAAREEHERTAREATKADRRAQREAARLPERIGHRDVRMIAPDPYTGAIHALLLHLEESGFTGAPRSFGWDDRGRHLVEFVPGMRADHPHAPEDALNPARIGRFMRAMHDALESFEPPDYALWFDGLPPPGGDLIVHHDIAPSNIVVRGDGRLVAIDWDAAGPGTRLWDVAYAAHAFAPLYQADADIAEASRRLRGLVDGYGLDDAERLALVPLLAMRSKRMYDYLDKMRATGVSPWTDLWERGIGTVWQADAQWIRDHSDVWERALLS
- a CDS encoding ROK family transcriptional regulator, with protein sequence MAGHVLSSGSQSALREANSARLLAAVRRFGGITQVELAEATGLSPATVSTIVKQLLAAGIVETRTTTRSGRRAQFVTLAHKSGLLIGAHIGSRALRLAVADSRFEILANRTLPLPSDHRLDTTLDRTALLAMELVDGLGSTTSEILGVGIGLPAPVDPERGMILDEGLMKGWADVPIADVVSARIAAPVAVDNDANLSALGETRFGAAKGFRDVLYVWASYGTGAGLIIGGEVHRGARGNAGEIGHTLVDPQGPICKCGSRGCLDTLVGAQALIDSLRISRGPMSLHDLVELASSGDPGCRQVVADAGAAIGVAAANLAVAFDPEVVVVGGDLAQADAILLDPIRAAMNRRVLISRTEPLEVRQGELGTLAPVHGALARAADLSHVPGGR
- a CDS encoding cation-translocating P-type ATPase — translated: MTATDAESHTINLAVGGMTCAGCASTIQRGLAVLPGVEGADVNVATRRATVNVDGTIDPAELEDMMRAAIAGLGYQVLTPAKGETAQPGADVMSLADEHAAHRSADAARIADYRRRFIVGAVLTIPTVLLSMVPAWQFAGWEWVMAALATPVVFYSGWQFHRSTVMSARHRATTMDTLVTVGSVAAWTWSMVVLLRGTGHVYFETAAVIVSLIVLGKWLEVRSTAHAGDAIRALSARQSSTATLEDGTVISRDDLGLGMRFIVRPGETIATDGLVVEGEAAVDASLITGESAPVAARPGTEVVGGTVAADGSLTVEATRVGAETMLAQIARMVDEAQTGKARIQRLADRIASVFVPIVMVLSVSTLVGWLLATGDVDQAFTAAVAVLIISCPCALGLATPLAIMVGVGRGAQMGVLIRGPQVLEDTRELHTVVLDKTGTVTEGRMALLAEHAPDLDADQAARLFDAAASVEARSEHPIAKAIADAHERKLLIKGFRSSPGRGVTATVRGLELPGADAAEDAMTDVTVGSRRLFDVLPAALASWADAQEESGATVVFVGRAAPLSGGLLGGAADAVPTRSALAAEGAIAVRDTVKATSREAIDGLKALGLDVVLLTGDNERAARAVGAELGIDSVIAEVLPGDKSEVVVGLQKGGRRVVMVGDGVNDSPALVQADVGIAIGTGADVAREASDLTLVTGDLRGVADAIRLARKTLGTIRGNLFWAFAYNVVAIPLAAAGLLNPMIAAGAMGASSLFVVGNSLRLRRFRARA
- a CDS encoding aspartate/glutamate racemase family protein; translated protein: MRTSPRKIGLLGGITWHSTLEYERLIHEGVAEALPGQTADLLIRHYNFGDIAETQAAGDWDALGALFAADAQWLVAGGAEAILICANTMHIVAPAVEDAVDVPVIHMIDETAKAITAAGLDTVALLGTGFTMRMPFYRDRMARHGVTTVVPDEPDLQAIHDLVYTELARGLVTPAGRELARRVTSETLARGAQGVIAGCTEIPMVLTAEDVDVPYFDALALHAKAAVDFSLAG
- a CDS encoding MerR family transcriptional regulator, translating into MRIGELAHQTGLTTKTIRYYEQIGLMHEPDRHANGYRKYGDYAVERLRSVRDAQAAGLTLAEAGEILGMKAAGESTCSHTTEILSRHLADVDAQIDRLLATRNELRAMAERAEALDPSSCNDPARCQVIGATAAQEGLRPRPASHQRLLPLA
- the mmsA gene encoding multiple monosaccharide ABC transporter ATP-binding protein; amino-acid sequence: MRSITMEFPGVKALDDVSISVRRGDIHAICGENGAGKSTLMKVLSGVYPHGTFQGQIVLEGKHVEFRDLKASEHAGIVIIHQELALIPELSVTENIFLGNEVVRTGLIDWDEAHIRTLELLARVGLSVDPNTPIKALGVGQQQLVEIAKALSKDVRLLILDEPTSALNEEDSANLLDLLRGLKQRGLTSIMISHKLNEIAEIADAVTIIRDGVTVETLHVENEPLDEDRIIRGMVGRSLESRFPAHIPNIGEKFFEVSGWTVEDPQVSGRLVCKGSDFFVRRGEIVGFAGVMGAGRTELARSVFGRSYGIYRSGQIFIDGKAVSIPTVQSAIAHGIAYVPEDRKTLGMNLLDTIRKTIVAAGLHKISRLSMIDEEAELIAAEEYRTSLRIKTPSVNEGVNKLSGGNQQKVVLGKWMFTEPELLILDEPTRGIDVGAKYEIYGLIQRLANAGKGVVVISSELPEVIGLCDRIYTVCEGRISGVVDHADANQERLMRLMTTTTASAA
- a CDS encoding ATP-binding cassette domain-containing protein; the encoded protein is MNAPPLLRMNKISKSFGAVQALVDVDFEVKHHEIVALVGDNAAGKSTLARVIAGVYEPDRGTIRINGEAVTLPRTAVAQAKGIATVFQGLALAENLDVTANIFLGREIREHGLLAEELMETLARDYLERLNARIPSPRTPVSNLSAGQRQCVAIARTLVGDPQLIVLDEPTASLSVAQTAEVLTHIQSLRSLGLGVVFISHNLTDVRAVADRIDVLRHGRLNGSFTAPHDAYEEIIAAITGATTVRI